One part of the Aurantibacillus circumpalustris genome encodes these proteins:
- a CDS encoding DUF7793 family protein: MKEFETPVFKMIIHDNLIKEVKVKANQTLTEKDVWESRDLSDSYKPNAKFFVLIEGEDNTSVSFAARDAAASEEYSKNVAALALHSKKPLDTIMGNLFLKIKRPKVPTKFFEDRQKAMEWLTELANK, translated from the coding sequence ATGAAAGAATTTGAAACACCAGTTTTTAAAATGATCATTCATGATAACCTTATTAAAGAGGTGAAAGTAAAAGCGAATCAAACGCTAACGGAAAAAGACGTTTGGGAATCAAGAGACTTATCCGATTCATACAAACCAAACGCTAAGTTTTTTGTACTAATTGAAGGAGAAGACAACACTTCCGTTTCATTTGCAGCAAGAGATGCTGCCGCGTCGGAAGAATATTCTAAAAACGTAGCGGCTTTAGCTTTACACAGCAAAAAACCGCTCGATACAATCATGGGCAATTTGTTTCTAAAAATTAAACGGCCTAAAGTCCCCACTAAATTTTTTGAAGATCGGCAAAAAGCGATGGAATGGCTTACTGAGCTAGCGAACAAATAA
- a CDS encoding KUP/HAK/KT family potassium transporter, which produces MGQQHHGNLNKITLGSLLVTLGIIYGDIGTSPLYVMSAVVGENTVNANVIIGAMSLVIWTLTFQTTIKYVIFTLRADNKGEGGIFSLYALIKKAKRKWLIFPAIIGGCCILGEGIITPPISVASAIEGLKLIPRFSHIHTIPIVIAIITGLFFIQQFGTKFIGKFFGPVMLIWFLTLGVMGINGLAQNLTVLKAFNPYYGINLLVNHPGGFWLLGAVFLCTTGAEALYSDMGHCGRDNIRVSWVFVKSMLVLNYLGQTAWLISMDGKKLAGSNPFYSIMPEWFLPVGIGIATIATVVASQALISGSFTLINEAMRLNFWPKVKIKYPTELKGQMYIASINWLLYFGCVAIVLFFKEAKNMEAAYGLTIILGMIMSSRLLAFFMRLKKYPKLFLYIFIPVYIIIEGTFLIALLEKFPKGGYVTFCIALFLAGIMGCWYMAKLIRRRYIDLVPLDNYKPMLVDLSTDPSIQKYATHLIYMTSANNPNEIESKIIYSILQKRPKKADIYWFVHVDVMDEPYRMDYKVTHIANEDIIRVDFRIGFRIAPRVNLMFRNVVTDLVKNGEVDITSRYESLNKNNVIGDFKFVVLEKFLSYENDLPLYEKLILNIYFTLKRFSLSEAKAFGLDSSSVKVEKFPMVISPPKDIVLKRIS; this is translated from the coding sequence ATGGGACAGCAGCACCACGGCAACCTCAATAAAATTACACTCGGAAGTTTACTCGTTACACTTGGAATAATTTACGGAGACATTGGAACCTCGCCTCTTTATGTGATGAGCGCTGTGGTTGGGGAAAACACGGTTAATGCCAATGTAATTATTGGCGCTATGTCGCTTGTTATTTGGACGCTTACTTTTCAAACAACAATAAAATATGTAATTTTTACACTCAGAGCCGACAATAAAGGTGAAGGCGGCATATTTTCTTTATACGCGCTTATAAAAAAAGCAAAACGTAAGTGGCTGATTTTTCCAGCAATCATTGGTGGTTGTTGTATTTTGGGAGAAGGAATTATCACGCCGCCAATTTCCGTTGCTTCTGCAATTGAAGGATTAAAGCTTATCCCGAGGTTTAGTCACATTCACACAATCCCCATTGTTATTGCTATTATTACAGGTTTATTTTTCATTCAACAATTTGGAACCAAATTTATTGGAAAGTTTTTTGGCCCGGTGATGTTGATATGGTTTCTCACATTGGGTGTTATGGGCATAAATGGTTTAGCACAGAACCTAACAGTTCTAAAAGCGTTTAATCCTTATTATGGCATTAACCTTTTAGTGAATCATCCTGGCGGTTTCTGGCTATTGGGCGCTGTGTTTCTTTGTACGACAGGAGCAGAAGCGCTTTATTCAGACATGGGCCATTGTGGTAGGGATAATATTCGTGTAAGCTGGGTGTTTGTAAAAAGTATGTTGGTATTAAATTATCTTGGACAAACGGCTTGGTTGATTTCAATGGATGGAAAAAAGCTAGCTGGTTCTAACCCATTTTATTCAATTATGCCAGAATGGTTTTTACCAGTAGGAATTGGTATTGCAACCATTGCAACCGTTGTTGCTTCGCAAGCTTTAATTAGCGGTTCGTTCACGCTTATTAATGAGGCCATGCGATTGAATTTTTGGCCGAAGGTTAAAATTAAATACCCAACGGAATTAAAAGGACAAATGTATATCGCTTCCATCAACTGGTTACTCTATTTTGGTTGCGTGGCCATTGTACTTTTCTTTAAAGAAGCTAAAAATATGGAAGCTGCTTATGGACTAACGATCATTCTTGGAATGATTATGTCTTCGCGCTTGTTGGCTTTTTTTATGCGTTTAAAGAAATATCCAAAACTATTTTTATACATTTTTATTCCGGTTTACATTATTATTGAAGGAACGTTTTTAATTGCATTGTTAGAAAAATTCCCAAAAGGCGGTTATGTTACCTTTTGCATTGCCCTATTTTTAGCGGGAATAATGGGCTGCTGGTACATGGCTAAATTAATCCGTCGCAGATACATTGACTTAGTTCCTCTCGATAACTATAAGCCTATGTTAGTGGATTTAAGCACTGATCCAAGTATTCAGAAGTACGCTACACATTTAATTTACATGACGAGTGCAAACAATCCTAATGAAATAGAATCAAAAATCATTTATTCTATTTTACAGAAGCGTCCGAAAAAAGCAGACATCTATTGGTTTGTGCACGTTGACGTAATGGATGAACCATATCGCATGGACTATAAAGTAACACACATTGCAAATGAAGATATCATACGTGTTGACTTTAGAATTGGATTTAGAATTGCCCCGCGCGTAAATCTGATGTTTAGAAATGTGGTGACGGACCTTGTAAAGAATGGGGAAGTGGATATTACAAGTCGTTACGAGTCTTTAAATAAAAACAATGTAATAGGTGATTTTAAATTTGTGGTTTTGGAAAAATTCTTGTCCTACGAAAACGATTTACCTTTATACGAAAAACTAATTCTTAATATTTATTTTACTTTGAAACGGTTCAGTTTGAGTGAAGCCAAAGCTTTCGGTTTGGATAGTAGTTCTGTTAAGGTTGAGAAATTTCCAATGGTGATTAGTCCTCCGAAGGATATCGTGTTGAAGCGAATATCATAA
- the metH gene encoding methionine synthase, giving the protein MNTIQEELEKRVLVIDGAMGSMIQQYKLTEKDFRGKRFADWHKDLQGNNDLLSITQPVIIKTIHKEYLKAGADIIETNTFSDTSIAMADYDMQEFVYELNYESAKIAKEAIVEFKKEFPEFAHIPKFVAGAIGPTNRTLSLSPNVNDPGYRAITFDELSTAYTEQVKGLIDGGADLLLIETIFDTLNAKAALYAIQNYCASINKKMPVMVSGTITDASGRTLSGQTTEAFLNSVSHVELLSVGLNCALGAKDMRPYLEELSDKAPFYVSAYPNAGLPNQFGEYDQDAHEMGHQIEDFLNAGFLNIVGGCCGTTPSHIKRIAELAKDAKPRKKPQRDSLMHLSGLEPYTLTAESNFLNVGERTNVTGSKKFLRLIKEGNYEEALSIAKDQVDGGAQVIDVNMDEGMLDGEAAMTTFLNLIASEPDICRVPIMIDSSKWSVIEAGLKCVQGKAIVNSISLKEGEEKFIEQANKVKQYGAAVIVMAFDEVGQADTLERRKEICKRAYYILVDKVKFPPQDIIFDPNIFPVATGMEEHRLNALDFFNSTKWIKENLPFAKVSGGVSNVSFSFRGNDHVREAIHSAFLYHAVKNGMDMGIVNPAQLQVYDDIDKTLLELVEDVLLNRRDDATERLVEHAESLKGITKEKTEKDEAWRKGTVEERLSHALVKGLVEYIDVDTEEARQKLGRPLHVIEGPLMAGMNIVGDLFGSGKMFLPQVVKSARVMKKAVAYLEPYLLKEKEDNAKAGIVGDGRTNAGKILMATVKGDVHDIGKNIVGVVLACNNYEIIDLGVMVSADKILEEAKKHNVDVIGLSGLITPSLDEMVHVAKEMERLSFKTPLLIGGATTSKVHTAVKIAQNYSGPVVHVNDASKSVPVASSLISNELRDDFMLEVKKDYDRVREQNKNAQSQNKFISMEEARQNKFPIDWNKTEITKPSFIGNKVFSNYDLKEISEYIDWTPFFHSWEMKGSYPKILKDPTRGAEAQKLFDDAQNMLKKIISEKWLTANAVFGIYPAQAVNDDDIEVVYENGRTNKYLFHSIRQQTKKPAGQYNIALADFIKPKNGSNTPTTDYLGAFASTTGIGIDEHVARFEKDHDDYSAIMLKAIADRLAEAFTELLHKKVRKEYWGYAKNETFSNEELIKEEYAGIRPAPGYPAQPDHTEKLTIWKLLDVEKNTGIKLTDSLAMVPTAAVSGLYFGHPQAHYFGVGKITKDQVKDYAKRKSMRFEEAEKWLGPALGY; this is encoded by the coding sequence ATGAATACGATACAAGAAGAACTAGAAAAACGCGTACTGGTTATTGATGGCGCCATGGGCAGCATGATTCAACAGTACAAATTAACGGAAAAAGATTTCCGCGGGAAACGCTTTGCCGATTGGCACAAAGATCTGCAAGGCAATAACGACTTATTGTCGATTACCCAACCTGTTATAATTAAAACCATTCATAAAGAATATTTAAAGGCCGGTGCGGACATCATTGAAACCAACACTTTTAGCGATACCTCTATTGCTATGGCCGATTACGATATGCAAGAGTTTGTGTATGAACTCAATTATGAATCAGCTAAGATTGCTAAAGAAGCGATAGTTGAATTTAAAAAAGAGTTTCCGGAATTTGCACACATTCCAAAGTTTGTAGCGGGAGCAATTGGTCCCACTAACCGCACGCTTTCTTTATCTCCTAACGTAAACGATCCTGGTTATCGCGCGATTACTTTTGATGAACTATCGACTGCTTATACCGAACAAGTAAAAGGATTGATTGACGGTGGCGCCGATTTACTTTTAATTGAAACTATTTTTGATACACTCAATGCCAAAGCGGCATTGTATGCGATTCAAAATTATTGCGCCTCGATAAACAAAAAAATGCCAGTGATGGTTTCGGGAACGATTACCGATGCCAGTGGCAGAACTTTATCAGGACAAACCACAGAAGCTTTTTTAAATTCTGTTTCTCACGTTGAACTTTTAAGTGTGGGGTTAAATTGTGCATTGGGTGCAAAAGACATGCGTCCTTATTTAGAAGAACTTTCTGATAAAGCTCCTTTTTACGTAAGCGCTTATCCTAATGCCGGTTTACCAAATCAATTTGGTGAATACGATCAGGACGCGCATGAAATGGGACACCAAATTGAAGATTTTTTAAACGCCGGTTTCTTAAATATTGTAGGTGGTTGCTGCGGAACAACACCTTCACACATTAAACGTATCGCTGAGTTAGCAAAAGACGCCAAGCCTCGCAAAAAACCTCAACGCGATAGCTTGATGCATCTAAGTGGTTTAGAGCCATACACATTAACTGCTGAAAGTAATTTTTTAAATGTAGGCGAAAGAACAAATGTTACTGGCTCCAAAAAATTTCTGCGTTTAATTAAAGAAGGAAATTATGAAGAGGCTTTGTCTATCGCAAAAGACCAAGTAGATGGCGGTGCACAGGTTATTGATGTGAACATGGACGAAGGCATGTTAGATGGTGAAGCGGCTATGACAACTTTTCTCAACTTAATTGCCTCTGAACCGGATATTTGTCGCGTCCCTATTATGATCGATTCTTCTAAATGGAGCGTGATTGAAGCGGGTTTAAAATGTGTGCAAGGAAAAGCAATCGTCAATTCCATTTCTTTAAAAGAAGGCGAAGAAAAATTTATTGAACAAGCAAACAAAGTAAAACAATACGGTGCAGCTGTAATTGTGATGGCTTTTGATGAGGTTGGTCAGGCCGATACACTTGAAAGACGAAAAGAAATTTGCAAACGCGCTTACTATATTCTCGTTGATAAAGTAAAATTTCCCCCACAGGATATTATTTTCGATCCTAATATTTTTCCAGTAGCTACAGGCATGGAGGAACATCGTTTGAACGCTCTTGATTTTTTTAATTCTACAAAATGGATTAAAGAAAATCTTCCATTTGCAAAAGTAAGCGGTGGAGTGAGTAATGTGTCCTTTTCTTTCAGAGGGAATGATCATGTGCGTGAAGCCATACACAGTGCTTTTTTATACCATGCTGTTAAAAACGGAATGGACATGGGAATTGTGAATCCTGCTCAATTACAGGTTTACGACGATATTGATAAAACATTACTCGAATTAGTTGAAGACGTTTTATTGAATCGCCGCGATGATGCTACAGAGCGTTTAGTGGAGCATGCTGAATCTTTAAAAGGAATTACTAAAGAAAAAACCGAAAAAGACGAAGCTTGGCGCAAAGGAACAGTAGAAGAACGTTTAAGTCATGCCCTTGTAAAAGGCTTAGTAGAATATATTGACGTTGATACAGAAGAAGCCAGACAAAAATTAGGGAGACCGTTGCACGTGATTGAAGGTCCGCTTATGGCGGGCATGAACATTGTGGGCGATTTATTTGGAAGCGGAAAAATGTTTTTACCGCAAGTTGTAAAAAGTGCGCGTGTGATGAAAAAAGCTGTTGCCTATTTAGAACCTTATTTATTAAAAGAAAAAGAAGATAATGCCAAAGCGGGCATTGTTGGAGATGGCAGAACAAATGCTGGTAAAATTTTAATGGCGACAGTTAAGGGCGATGTGCATGATATTGGAAAAAACATTGTGGGCGTTGTTTTAGCTTGTAACAATTACGAAATAATCGATTTAGGGGTAATGGTTTCTGCTGATAAAATTTTAGAAGAAGCTAAAAAACACAATGTGGATGTTATTGGCTTAAGTGGATTGATAACGCCATCGCTAGATGAAATGGTGCACGTTGCCAAAGAAATGGAACGCTTAAGTTTTAAAACACCTTTATTGATTGGAGGAGCAACCACTTCTAAAGTGCATACTGCGGTGAAGATTGCGCAAAATTATTCTGGTCCGGTAGTACATGTGAACGATGCAAGTAAATCAGTTCCTGTGGCAAGCAGTTTAATTTCAAATGAATTGCGTGACGATTTTATGTTGGAAGTTAAAAAAGATTACGATCGTGTACGTGAACAAAATAAAAATGCTCAGTCGCAAAATAAATTTATTTCGATGGAAGAAGCGCGTCAAAATAAATTCCCAATCGATTGGAATAAAACAGAAATAACCAAACCGAGTTTTATTGGAAACAAAGTATTTAGCAACTACGATTTAAAAGAAATTTCTGAATACATCGACTGGACGCCGTTTTTCCACAGTTGGGAAATGAAAGGTTCTTATCCAAAAATCTTAAAAGATCCAACACGTGGCGCAGAAGCGCAAAAATTATTTGACGATGCACAAAACATGCTTAAAAAAATCATCTCAGAAAAATGGTTAACAGCCAATGCGGTATTTGGGATTTATCCTGCGCAAGCGGTTAATGATGATGATATTGAAGTGGTGTATGAAAATGGCCGAACAAATAAATACCTTTTTCATTCTATTCGTCAACAAACCAAAAAACCTGCGGGTCAATACAATATTGCGCTTGCCGATTTTATTAAACCGAAAAATGGTTCTAACACACCAACAACAGATTATCTTGGTGCCTTTGCTTCCACTACTGGTATTGGCATTGACGAACACGTAGCTCGTTTTGAAAAAGATCACGACGATTACAGTGCCATTATGTTGAAAGCCATTGCCGATCGTTTGGCGGAAGCTTTCACAGAATTACTTCACAAAAAAGTACGCAAAGAATATTGGGGTTATGCGAAAAACGAAACGTTTAGCAACGAAGAATTAATCAAAGAAGAGTATGCCGGTATTCGTCCCGCGCCAGGTTATCCAGCACAACCTGATCATACAGAAAAACTCACCATTTGGAAATTGTTGGACGTTGAAAAAAACACCGGCATAAAACTTACCGACAGTTTAGCCATGGTGCCAACAGCTGCCGTGAGCGGGTTATACTTTGGGCATCCACAAGCACATTATTTTGGTGTTGGAAAAATAACCAAAGACCAAGTCAAAGATTACGCAAAACGTAAAAGCATGAGATTTGAAGAGGCTGAGAAGTGGCTTGGGCCGGCACTAGGTTACTAA
- the purH gene encoding bifunctional phosphoribosylaminoimidazolecarboxamide formyltransferase/IMP cyclohydrolase, giving the protein MGNSKTIKSALVSVYYKDNLEPIIKKLHALNVKLYSTGGTLSFIEKLNIPVTAVDSVTSYPEIFGGRVKTLHPAIFGGILNRRDNASDIKEKQQHNIPDIDLVIVDLYPFEETVAAKASEPDTIEKIDIGGISLIRAAAKNFNDVVIVSSRNDYSELLNLLETKNGKSELADRKRFAAKAFAASSHYDTAIFNYFNQSENIPEFKQSVQKSQVLRYGENPHQKGTFYGDIDALFTKLNGKELSYNNLLDVDAAVNLIGDFTEPTFAILKHNNACGVASRDTIAQAYKDALAGDPTSAFGGVLIANRTIDIDSATEINKLFCEVIIAPGYNNDAVALLKSKPNRIILIQNKVGFNKNSFRTLLNGVIEQDKDLKIETEADLKPVTTLKPSASEIKDLLFANKLVKHTKSNTIVLAKNGQLLASGTGQTSRVDALRQAIHKAQSFGFDLNGAVMASDAFFPFPDCVEIAHDAGIRAVVQPGGSIKDKESIAYCDANGMSMVMTGVRHFKH; this is encoded by the coding sequence ATGGGCAATTCAAAAACGATCAAAAGTGCACTGGTTTCAGTTTATTACAAAGACAATTTAGAGCCGATTATTAAAAAACTACACGCATTAAATGTAAAGCTCTATAGTACAGGCGGCACACTTTCTTTTATTGAAAAATTAAATATTCCTGTAACGGCTGTAGATTCTGTTACAAGCTATCCCGAAATTTTCGGTGGTCGCGTAAAAACATTGCACCCCGCTATTTTTGGGGGAATTTTAAATCGCAGAGATAATGCTTCTGATATAAAAGAAAAACAACAACATAACATACCTGATATTGATTTAGTTATAGTTGATTTATATCCTTTCGAGGAAACTGTTGCAGCTAAAGCCTCAGAGCCAGATACCATTGAGAAAATTGACATCGGCGGAATTTCTTTAATTCGTGCCGCTGCTAAAAATTTTAATGACGTGGTGATTGTTTCTTCACGCAACGATTATTCAGAATTATTAAATTTATTAGAAACTAAAAACGGTAAATCAGAGTTGGCAGACCGTAAACGTTTTGCTGCAAAGGCTTTTGCCGCCTCATCGCATTACGATACTGCTATCTTTAACTATTTTAATCAAAGCGAAAATATTCCTGAATTCAAACAGAGCGTTCAAAAAAGTCAGGTGTTACGTTACGGCGAAAACCCACACCAAAAGGGAACTTTTTACGGCGACATTGATGCCTTATTTACAAAATTGAACGGCAAAGAATTATCCTACAATAATTTATTAGATGTAGACGCTGCTGTAAATTTAATTGGCGATTTTACCGAACCTACTTTTGCGATCTTAAAGCACAACAACGCTTGTGGTGTAGCTTCAAGAGATACCATTGCACAAGCTTATAAGGACGCTTTGGCTGGCGATCCAACTTCTGCATTTGGCGGTGTGTTAATCGCTAACAGAACAATCGACATCGATTCAGCCACTGAAATAAATAAATTATTCTGTGAAGTTATCATTGCCCCTGGTTATAACAACGACGCTGTAGCTTTGTTAAAATCAAAACCAAACCGCATTATCCTTATTCAAAATAAGGTAGGGTTTAATAAAAATTCGTTCCGCACTTTATTGAATGGTGTAATTGAACAAGATAAAGATTTAAAGATAGAAACAGAAGCAGATTTAAAGCCAGTAACAACATTAAAGCCTTCTGCGAGTGAAATTAAAGATTTATTATTTGCTAATAAATTAGTAAAACACACCAAATCAAATACCATTGTTCTTGCTAAGAACGGTCAGCTCCTTGCAAGTGGCACTGGTCAGACCTCACGCGTGGACGCATTAAGGCAAGCCATTCACAAAGCACAAAGTTTTGGTTTTGATTTAAACGGCGCGGTAATGGCAAGTGATGCTTTTTTTCCATTTCCTGATTGTGTCGAAATAGCTCATGATGCGGGAATTAGAGCAGTTGTTCAACCAGGCGGTTCTATAAAAGACAAAGAAAGTATTGCTTATTGTGATGCAAATGGAATGAGCATGGTGATGACAGGCGTGAGACATTTTAAACATTAA
- a CDS encoding T9SS type A sorting domain-containing protein, whose amino-acid sequence MRFLITCFIIVSAFVLSAQVNKNTFAINKAGIVNVEAASNEQPLNKEVIEMPKQGLSYASTNKTHFVHPKRSTINYSAITNDFAPSLMVKEMPRQGSKKMVVYNYSNTPTSSNLRSSATQSVLPDLVKLQSFFGNNWGISTPNDNDMAISDSGIIVSVINTNIYIRNSVTNSVSPAKSLAGFTSPINSKHQEFDPKVMYDPSTDRFVLVCLVGSTDSTSKIIVGFTQTNNPNGNWNLYTLPGDPLNYGLWSDYPMIAMTDKELFLSVNLLYNDSTWQAGFVETLVWQINKGNGYDGVALNSDLHSNIKFNGKAIRNLCPVKGGSHLYSPNMYFVSNRNLASQNDTVFLVNITDTIGSPTGTVTTKAMVSDQPYYFPNDGRQTISSQSLATNDCRNLGAFYENGIIQYVHNTNNPLNSHSTIYYGTISNLQTTTPVVNGYILPNDTMDFAYPNISYAGNSNTDNTSIISFNHSSDKVFTGCSAVRADGLGNFSPILRIQNGTTYVNLLTSNLERWGDYSGSQRKYNSPGEVWMSGYQGRFYNGNFPNAHVAWIAQIKTDTSTAYLVGVENKNKSLSNTSVYPNPARDIFSVEVSLTKPEYLSFELLDPQGKLIEVLLRDWVTVKENLFSFNTTGLSKGVYFLKISGNNNTSIIKKIIIN is encoded by the coding sequence ATGAGGTTTTTAATTACATGTTTTATTATTGTTAGTGCTTTTGTTTTATCTGCACAAGTGAATAAAAATACTTTTGCAATAAACAAAGCTGGAATTGTAAATGTAGAGGCAGCTTCAAATGAACAGCCTCTTAACAAAGAAGTAATTGAAATGCCCAAACAAGGTTTGTCTTATGCCTCAACAAACAAAACACATTTTGTTCATCCAAAAAGATCGACCATAAACTATAGCGCCATAACAAACGATTTTGCGCCTTCACTGATGGTAAAAGAAATGCCTAGACAAGGTTCAAAAAAAATGGTAGTTTATAATTACTCTAACACGCCAACTTCTTCGAACTTGCGCAGCAGCGCTACACAATCCGTTTTACCTGATCTTGTGAAACTTCAAAGTTTTTTCGGAAACAATTGGGGCATAAGCACTCCTAACGATAATGATATGGCAATCTCTGATTCGGGGATTATTGTTTCTGTAATTAACACAAATATTTACATCCGTAACTCTGTAACTAATTCTGTTTCCCCTGCCAAATCACTAGCTGGGTTTACGAGTCCTATCAATAGTAAACATCAAGAATTCGATCCCAAAGTAATGTACGACCCGTCTACCGATCGATTTGTTTTAGTTTGTTTGGTAGGTTCAACCGACTCAACAAGTAAAATCATTGTTGGGTTCACACAAACAAACAATCCTAATGGCAATTGGAATTTATATACACTGCCCGGGGATCCATTAAATTATGGATTGTGGTCAGACTATCCTATGATAGCGATGACAGATAAAGAATTATTTTTGTCTGTAAATCTTCTGTACAACGATAGCACGTGGCAGGCTGGTTTTGTTGAAACCTTAGTTTGGCAAATAAACAAAGGTAACGGTTACGACGGTGTTGCTTTAAATTCCGATCTTCATTCAAATATTAAATTTAACGGCAAAGCAATAAGAAATTTATGTCCTGTTAAAGGTGGCAGCCATTTGTATTCTCCAAACATGTATTTTGTTTCAAATAGGAATTTAGCCTCACAAAACGACACCGTTTTTTTGGTCAACATTACCGATACAATTGGTTCGCCAACTGGCACCGTAACAACAAAAGCAATGGTTTCCGATCAGCCTTATTATTTTCCTAATGATGGAAGACAGACCATTTCTTCTCAATCACTGGCAACCAACGATTGTCGTAACTTAGGCGCCTTTTACGAAAACGGAATTATTCAATATGTTCACAACACAAATAACCCTCTTAATAGTCATTCCACAATTTATTACGGAACAATTAGCAATCTTCAGACAACAACTCCTGTTGTAAACGGTTATATTTTACCTAACGATACCATGGATTTTGCTTATCCGAATATTTCTTATGCCGGAAATTCCAATACAGACAATACTTCCATTATCAGTTTTAACCACAGTTCTGATAAAGTTTTTACGGGCTGCTCAGCCGTAAGAGCAGATGGACTTGGAAATTTTTCACCAATTTTACGGATCCAAAATGGCACAACCTACGTAAACCTGCTTACTAGCAATCTCGAGCGTTGGGGAGATTATTCGGGGTCGCAACGTAAATATAACTCTCCTGGTGAAGTGTGGATGAGTGGATACCAAGGTCGTTTCTACAACGGAAATTTTCCAAACGCACACGTGGCATGGATTGCTCAAATAAAAACCGATACCTCTACAGCTTACCTAGTGGGTGTAGAGAATAAAAACAAATCCCTTTCCAACACATCTGTTTACCCTAATCCTGCTCGTGATATTTTTAGCGTTGAGGTAAGTTTAACTAAACCAGAATATCTCAGTTTTGAATTATTAGACCCGCAGGGTAAATTAATCGAAGTTTTATTGAGAGATTGGGTGACTGTAAAAGAAAATCTTTTTAGCTTCAATACAACTGGTTTAAGTAAAGGCGTTTATTTTTTGAAAATTTCCGGTAACAACAATACCTCTATTATTAAAAAAATTATTATTAATTAA